In Desulfovibrionales bacterium, one genomic interval encodes:
- a CDS encoding pyridoxal phosphate-dependent aminotransferase yields MPTAESLHLETVVAGCNLFRERGFAAMSKGALSRRARKIKPSPTLSIDAKAKAMKGAGVDIVNFGVGEPDFDTPGYVKEAAIKAIQDGFTKYTPVGGIVELKDAVIKRLKDDHGLSYSRQEIVISCGGKHALYNLAQALFDKGDEVIIPAPYWVSYPPIVELAGAKPVIIETREEDGFDLDVSALEKMMTPRTKGIILNSPSNPTGSVFSAKTLRQMGDMVQDHNCYVISDDIYEKIRFDGKKPGNLLSLNPKLREKVFILNGVSKTYAMTGWRIGYLAGPADIISAVTNIQSQSTSNPTSISQKAAVAALNGPDSFITKMSSVFKERRDYIVKRLKAIPDVTCVKPQGAFYAFPNVSAYYSRGYKGRKITNSMALCDYLLEEARLAVVPGVAFGDDRYIRFSFATSMENIAKGMDRFKEALKKLS; encoded by the coding sequence ATGCCGACGGCTGAAAGCCTGCATCTGGAAACGGTAGTTGCCGGATGCAACCTATTTAGAGAAAGGGGTTTTGCCGCCATGTCTAAAGGAGCTTTATCCAGAAGGGCCCGCAAGATTAAGCCTTCTCCCACCCTGTCTATCGATGCCAAGGCCAAGGCCATGAAGGGTGCGGGCGTGGACATTGTCAACTTCGGGGTGGGCGAGCCGGACTTTGATACCCCCGGCTATGTCAAAGAGGCCGCCATAAAGGCCATCCAGGATGGTTTTACCAAATATACCCCGGTTGGCGGCATCGTGGAGCTAAAAGACGCCGTTATCAAACGTCTGAAAGATGACCATGGGTTATCTTATTCCCGTCAAGAGATAGTAATCTCCTGCGGGGGTAAACACGCCCTTTACAACCTGGCCCAGGCCCTGTTTGACAAGGGCGACGAGGTCATAATCCCGGCTCCATACTGGGTATCCTACCCCCCTATTGTCGAGCTGGCCGGGGCCAAACCGGTTATTATTGAGACCAGGGAAGAAGATGGCTTTGATCTCGATGTCTCCGCGCTGGAAAAGATGATGACTCCGAGAACAAAGGGTATAATCCTCAACAGCCCGTCAAATCCCACGGGTTCTGTCTTCAGCGCCAAGACCCTCAGACAAATGGGGGACATGGTGCAAGATCACAACTGTTACGTTATCTCTGACGATATCTATGAAAAGATACGCTTTGACGGCAAAAAGCCGGGTAACCTGCTCTCCCTCAATCCCAAACTTAGGGAGAAGGTATTCATTCTAAACGGTGTCTCCAAGACCTATGCCATGACCGGCTGGCGGATTGGCTATCTGGCCGGGCCTGCCGATATAATCTCGGCCGTAACCAACATCCAGAGTCAGAGCACCTCTAATCCCACTTCCATATCCCAAAAGGCTGCGGTAGCCGCCCTGAACGGCCCCGACTCTTTCATTACCAAGATGTCATCTGTCTTCAAAGAACGCAGGGACTATATCGTTAAGCGACTTAAGGCCATACCGGATGTAACGTGTGTCAAACCGCAAGGGGCATTCTATGCCTTTCCAAACGTCTCTGCGTATTACTCGCGGGGCTATAAGGGCCGGAAGATAACAAATTCTATGGCCCTCTGTGATTACCTGCTGGAGGAGGCCCGGTTAGCCGTTGTTCCGGGGGTAGCCTTCGGCGATGACCGGTACATCAGATTTTCCTTTGCCACGTCTATGGAAAATATCGCTAAGGGTATGGATCGATTTAAAGAGGCGCTAAAGAAACTGTCCTGA
- a CDS encoding PxxKW family cysteine-rich protein, producing the protein MSKKGCSFNGGACHQVIDKCEGCNRIIEFPTGKYCSSYPDPASKWKKGNCNLATHLKAEAPKAAAKINPLKASKRGAAGR; encoded by the coding sequence ATGAGCAAAAAAGGTTGTTCTTTTAACGGTGGAGCCTGTCATCAGGTTATTGATAAGTGTGAGGGTTGCAACCGTATCATAGAATTTCCCACAGGTAAATACTGTAGCAGCTATCCTGATCCCGCCTCAAAGTGGAAAAAGGGTAACTGTAACCTAGCCACTCATCTCAAGGCAGAGGCGCCCAAAGCTGCCGCTAAAATCAACCCGCTTAAGGCTTCCAAGCGAGGCGCTGCCGGCCGCTAA
- the dtd gene encoding D-aminoacyl-tRNA deacylase codes for MRAVLQRVKESRVTVNGKKAGEIGPGLLIFLGVEKDDTPADTVYMASKIVSLRIFADGSDKFNLSLLDVGGECLIVSQFTLLGDCRKGKRPSFDQAAPPALARQLYELFVTEVRRLCVPVATGEFQARMEVSLVNDGPVTILLDSKKQKHS; via the coding sequence ATGCGTGCCGTACTGCAGCGGGTTAAAGAATCCCGGGTTACTGTTAATGGCAAAAAGGCAGGAGAGATAGGGCCTGGCCTCTTGATATTTCTGGGAGTAGAAAAGGATGATACCCCGGCTGATACCGTTTATATGGCATCAAAAATAGTATCTTTACGCATATTCGCCGATGGGTCCGACAAATTTAACCTTTCCCTCCTGGATGTGGGTGGTGAATGCCTTATCGTGTCCCAGTTTACCCTCCTTGGTGACTGCCGTAAAGGGAAAAGGCCATCCTTCGATCAGGCCGCACCGCCTGCCCTGGCCCGGCAGCTCTATGAGCTTTTCGTCACCGAGGTGCGCCGGCTGTGTGTACCGGTAGCTACGGGAGAATTTCAGGCCAGGATGGAGGTCTCGTTAGTAAACGATGGCCCGGTTACCATCCTTCTGGACAGTAAGAAACAGAAACACTCCTAA
- a CDS encoding glucose-6-phosphate isomerase, translated as MKKWEDKKWVSSQRIRVDFNYAMAEFVGGDNGVSNKEIRELESGAKTVHSQLFKKRSQGALAFYDLPYEEKEAARLVAAGRKIGRACRNFVVLGIGGSALGGIALQRALNHPHYNLLSDAGRKHRPRLFFADNIDPDGFQALLDILDPRETVFNVISKSGGTAETMSQFIYVRDRLIKKLGKEGHRPHIVVTTDPEKGRLREIAEREDYPTFPVPAGVGGRFSVLTPVGLLPAAVAGIDIFMLLAGARDMDGRCRISNLWKNPAYLSAALYYLADTKKGKPIAVMMPYADALYGVADWFRQLWAESLGKRTDLDGNIVSTGQTPVRALGATDQHSQLQLYMEGPNNKLITFLAVERFHKKISMPESFADVEGVGYLGGHSLNELIAVEQKTTELALTRNKRPNLSIIVPEVNAFTLGQLLFMLEVQTVFAGGLYHINPLDQPGVEEGKQFAYGLMSRKGFEHKAKEFAERPKKSEKYII; from the coding sequence ATGAAGAAATGGGAAGATAAAAAATGGGTATCATCTCAACGGATTCGGGTAGATTTTAACTATGCCATGGCGGAGTTCGTGGGCGGGGATAATGGCGTAAGCAATAAAGAGATAAGGGAGCTTGAATCCGGGGCCAAGACCGTCCATAGCCAACTTTTTAAAAAAAGGAGTCAGGGGGCGCTGGCCTTTTACGATCTTCCTTATGAAGAAAAAGAGGCTGCCCGTCTTGTTGCGGCCGGGCGTAAGATTGGCCGGGCCTGCCGCAACTTCGTAGTGCTTGGTATAGGCGGATCAGCCCTGGGTGGAATAGCCCTGCAGCGAGCTCTGAATCATCCTCATTATAACCTGTTATCTGATGCCGGACGCAAGCACCGGCCACGTCTTTTCTTTGCCGATAATATTGACCCGGATGGATTCCAGGCGCTTCTAGATATCCTGGACCCGAGAGAAACGGTCTTTAATGTCATAAGCAAATCCGGCGGTACGGCCGAGACCATGAGCCAGTTTATTTATGTGCGGGACAGATTGATTAAAAAATTGGGAAAGGAAGGGCATCGCCCACACATCGTGGTAACCACAGACCCTGAGAAGGGCAGGCTGAGGGAGATCGCCGAAAGGGAAGATTATCCGACCTTTCCCGTGCCAGCCGGAGTTGGCGGCCGTTTTTCGGTCCTTACCCCGGTGGGGCTTCTGCCCGCTGCGGTTGCCGGCATTGATATTTTTATGCTCCTGGCCGGCGCCCGGGATATGGACGGGCGGTGCCGCATTTCGAATCTGTGGAAAAATCCGGCCTATCTGAGTGCTGCGCTGTATTACCTGGCTGATACTAAAAAGGGCAAGCCCATTGCAGTCATGATGCCGTATGCCGATGCCCTTTATGGAGTAGCGGACTGGTTCAGGCAGCTATGGGCAGAAAGTCTGGGAAAGAGGACAGACCTGGATGGCAATATTGTTTCTACCGGTCAGACCCCGGTCAGGGCCCTTGGGGCTACTGACCAGCATTCGCAATTACAGCTTTACATGGAGGGTCCCAACAACAAGCTCATTACCTTTCTGGCAGTAGAAAGGTTTCACAAAAAAATATCCATGCCTGAATCTTTTGCTGATGTGGAGGGGGTAGGCTATCTGGGAGGGCACTCCTTGAATGAATTGATTGCTGTGGAACAGAAGACCACGGAACTGGCTTTGACGCGCAATAAACGTCCTAATCTAAGTATAATTGTCCCGGAGGTGAACGCCTTCACCCTGGGACAGCTTTTATTCATGTTAGAGGTACAGACGGTTTTTGCCGGCGGGTTATACCATATCAATCCCCTGGATCAGCCTGGAGTGGAAGAGGGAAAACAATTTGCCTATGGCCTTATGAGCCGAAAGGGATTTGAGCACAAGGCCAAAGAATTCGCCGAAAGACCAAAGAAGAGCGAAAAATATATAATATAG